The nucleotide sequence ACGGCAGGTGAGTAGGTAAAACTGCCGACGACGCTGGCAGTGGCGTCGAGCTGCGTGCCGCTCAGGGCCGTTCCGTATGTGATGGCGGCCGGCGTCGGCCAGTTGATGGTGGGCGTGGCCTGGTTGACGGCGAGCATCACGCTGCCGGTGGCGGTGGCGTAATCGCTGGTGTCGGTCGGCGTGAACGTGACGGTCAGCGGTTGCTGCCCCGCGCAGAGTACCGTGCCGGCGGTAGGTGAGTAGGTAAAACTGCCGGCGACGCTGGCAGTGGCGTCGAACTGCGTGCCGCTCAGGGCCGTGCCGTAAGTGATGGCGGCCGGCGTCGGCCAGTTGATGGTTGGCGTGGCCTGATTGACGGCGAGCATCACGCTGCCGGTCGCCGTGGTGTAATCGCTGGTGTCGGTCGGCGTGAACGTGACGCTCAGCGGTTGCTGCCCCGCGCTGAGTACCGTGCCGACGGCAGGTGAGTAGGTAAAACTGCCGACGACGCTGGCAGTGGCGTCGAGCTGCGTGCCGCTCAGGGCCGTTCCGTAGGTGATGGCGGCCGGCGTCGGCCAGTTCAGGGTCGGTGTGGCCTGGTTGACGGCGAGCATCACGCTGCCGGTGGCCGTGGTGTAATCGGTGCTGTCGGTCGGCGTGAAGGTGACGTCCAGGGGTTGCTGGCCCGCGCCGAGTACCGTGCCGGTGGCCGGTGAGTAGCTAAAACTCCCGGCGACGTTGGCAGTGGCATCGAGTTGCGTACCGGTCAGGGCCGTGCCGTAGGTGATGGCGGCCGGCGTCGGCCAGTTCAGGGTCGGTGTGGCCTGATTGACGGCGAGCATCACGCTGCCGGTGGCCGTGGTGTAGTCGGTGGTATCGGTCGGCGTGAAGGTGACGCTCAGCGGTTGCTGCCCCGCGCCGAGTACCGTGCCGGAGGTAGGCGAGTAGGTAAGAGTGCCGGGGACGCTGGCGGTCGCGTCGAGTTGCGCGCCGCTCAGGGCCGTGCCGTAAGTGATGGCGGCCGGCGTGGCCCAGTTGATGGTGGGCGTGGCCTGGTTGACGACGAGCATCACGCTGCCGCTGGCCGTGGTGTAGTCGGAGGTGTCGGTCGGTGTGAAGGTGACGCTCAACGGTTGCTGCCCCGTGCCGAGTACCGTGCCGACGGTAGGTGAGTAGGTAAAACTGCCGGCGACGCTGGCAGTGGCGCCGAGTTGCGTGCCGCTCAGGGCCGTACCGTAGGTGATGGCGGCCGGCGTCGGCCAGTTGATGGTGGGCGTAGCCTGGTTGACGGCGAGCATCACGCTGCCGGTCGCCGTGGTGTAATCGGTGCTGTCGGTCGGCGTGAAGGTGACGTCCAGCGGTTGCTGGCCCGCGCTGAGTACCGTGCCGGCGGCCGGTGAGTAGGTAAAACTGCCCGCGACGCTGGCAGTGGCGTCGAGCTGCGTGCCGCTCAGGGCCGTGCCGTAAGTGATGGCGGCCGGCGTCGGCCAGTTGATGGTGGGCGTGGCCTGGTTGACGGCCAGCATTACGCTGCCGGTGGCGGTGGTGTAGTCGGTGGTGTCGGTCGGCGTGAAGGTGACGCTCAGCGCCTGTTGGCCCGCGCCGAGTACCGTGCCGGCGGCCGGTGAGTAGCTAAAACTGCCGGGGACGTTGGCAGTGGCGTCGAGCTGCGTGCCGCTCAGGGCCGTCCCGTAGGTGATGGCGGCCGGCGTGGCCCAGTTGATGGTTGGCGTGGCCTGGTTGACGTTGACGGTCACCGATCCTGTGGCGGTGGTGTAGTCGGCAGTGCCGGTCGGTGCGAAGGTGACGCTCTCGGTCTGACCGTTGCCGGCGCCGAGCACCGTGCCCGCCGCGATGGTGTAGGCAAACGCGCCCGGAACGTTGGTCGGCTGTCCGCCGATCACAAAGCTGGCCGTGCCATTGAGCTGGGAGTTATCGAGGGTCGTGCCGTAGGTGATGTTTACGGCCGCGACGGTTAGAGTGGGCGCCGCCGGCGTGATCTGGCCTGGACCGGTGGCCGTGGTTGGAAGCGAGTAGTTGCTCGCCAACGTTCCCGACGCCGCCGTAAAGTCGCCGGAGACCAGATTGACCGTGATGGTATTGGCGACGGGCACGTCGGCGCTGTTATAGCTGCCGGACGCGGCGGTCACCGTGAAGCTGTCGTTTCCCGCCAGGCCGGAGATCTGATAATCGGCCGAGGTCAACGTGGCGGCCGTGGTGCCGTCGTAGGTTTTCGTCGGATCGTTGATGATACTCACGCTCAGCGCGGCGGGAGCGACGGTGCCACTCACGCTCACGTCTTGTTCGGCTGCCCCGCTGCTGGTGTCGGTGATCGTGCCTTGCACGCTGCCGGCGTTGACTAGCGCCGTGACGCGAACGTCGATGACCGTGGCCGGCAGCGTTCCGCTGGTGGGAACCAGGGTCAGCGAGCCCGACCAGTTAACGCCGTCGGTCGACAGCTCGACGCCCGCCGGCGCGGTGACCACAACATTATCGGTAAGTTGTATGCCGTTGACGGTGTAGGTCGAGGCGGTGCCCGGCGTGCCGTAGGTGCTCGTGCCCAGGTTCAAAGAGGTCTGGCTGACGTAGAGCAAGGGCGCGCTGGTGTTGGTGAGGTTGTAGGTCAGGGGTGTCGAAACGCCGCTGGCCGATGCGGTCACGGTGTAGCTGCCGGCGACGCCGTTCGAGGCGCCGGGCATGCTGATCTGGCCCGTGGAATCGAGCACGACCGATGACGCGCTCAAGTCGGCCCCCGCGCCGTTGCCATTGGCGTTGACGGTGAAAGTGACCACGCCGCCCGCGACGGGCTCAGAGTAAAAGAGGGTGTCTGCCTTGGCGGTGACCACGGCCACGAGCGGCGCAAGCGGCTGGTTCAGTCCGACGGTTTGCTGGTCGCCCGACACGTAGGTCAGCGTAAAGCCCTGCGACTCGAACGCGCCGATGTCCGGCGTTCCGACGCGCGGCTTGCCGCGCATATCCGTCGAGGGAATGCCGGTGCCGGACGTGCCGCCGTCGATTGCTGGACTGCCGGGCAGGAGAGGCACGGATTCGATGTTACCGCCGTAGTAGCCGAGGGGGCCGAGCAGCGGATTGGCGACGTCCACCTGGTTGCCGGCGACGCCGTTTTGCAAACCGCCCGCTCCGCCGAAGCCGATCAGGTTGTACGTGCCCGTCACGTCTCCGGCGATGTCGGAAGGGTTGCTGGCCGCGGTGTTGAGGGCCACGATCGTGTTGGTGAGCGAAAGCGTGCCGGCGTCGCTGTCGAGACCGCCGCCGGTTTGCGCGGCGGTGTTGCCGGTGACGGTGACGTTGGTGAGCGACGCGGTGCCGTCGTTGAACAAACCGCCGCCCGCCGTGGCGGAGTTGTCGGCGAGCGTTACGTTGACGAGCGTTGTCGTGGCGCCGGCGGCCGTGTAGACGCCGCCACCCTTGGTGGCCATATTGCCAACGAGTACGTCGTTGTCGAGTGTGAGCGTGCCACCCTCGTTGTCGATGGCGCCCCCGTTGGCGGCCGAACCGCCGGTCAAGATCAAGTTCTTGATGGTGACCGTTCCGCTCGTGATATCGAACACGCTCCCCTGGCCTTGGGCGTCGAGCGTTTCGGCGCCATTGGGGTCCGTCTCGCCCCCGATCGTCATACTGTGATTGACGACGAGCGGGCTATTGAGGTCGAACCAGCCGCCCTGGAAGGGAACGTTAATCGCCGGCGTGCCCGAGAGCGTGCCGGCGTAGGCGATCGCTTCGCGCAGCGTGTTCTGCAGGAAGAACGGATCGGAGTCGGCGGTGGTTGTGACGATCAAGCTTGCCGCGCGGATGGCGAAGACGGCGGGGGTGCTGTCGGCGTTGGTGTAATCTTGCGCGTCGCTGCCGTTCCAGTTGGCAGCCGTCCAGTGCGCGACGGCGGTGTAGGTTCCGGCGGCGCTCGGGGCGCCGGCCAGCGGCGTCTGGTCGCCGAGCTGCGCGGCGGTGGTGAAGCTGCCGCTGTAATACGTATACGTCAGGCTTCGGTCGCCGACCGCATCGGTCAGCGTAACGCCGCCGGCCCCGGACACCGTCATGCCGTTCACGCCGTGTGCGGCGCCGTCGTAAATGCCGCCCGCCCCGGTGATGGTCACCGTGGGCGTCATGGTGGTGAGCGTAAGCGTGGCGGCGCTCGTGGTCGCCTGGCTGGAACCGTTGCTGAACACCGCTTCGAATAGGTCGCCGTTGAGGCTGAAGGGCACGTCGTCGATCGTCAGCGTGGCGCTCATCACTCCCAGGGAGGCGCCGCCGGACGCGATGACCGCCGGCGTCGTGCTCGTGGCGCCGCTGAATTCGCTGTTGTCGCTGATAGCGGTGAAGGTCGTGCCGCCGTCGGTGCTGTACTTCCACTGCACGCTCGGATCGGGCGCGCCGTAAGCGCTGGCGGTAAAGGTCGCCTGCCCCCCTCCGCTCACGGTTTCGTCACTCGGCTGCGCCGTGATGGCCACCGCCTGCTGATTGACCGTGAAGCTCTGCTCGGCGGCAAAGGGCGACGTGTGATATGAATTGTCGATGGCCTCGACGCTCCAGTAATAGGTCAGGCCCGGCGTCAGCCCCTGCAGCGTATAACTGAGCGTGCGCAGCACCGTGCTGTCGGCGTTGACGTAGACGGGCGAGACGACGTCGTCGTCGCCGGGCGTCGTGCCGACGCGGAGCTTATAGACGAGCGCCTTGGCCGGCGTGGTGCCGCTTTGGGCCGGTGGTTGCCAGGAGAACGTGACCGACGTTCCGTTGACCTGCGACTGTAGGCTGGTCGGCACCGTGGGCGGCACATCGGCCGGCACAATGTTGGGGACGCCGAACACGCCCACGTCAGACTGCACGTTGGCAAGCGCGACACCCAGCCTGCCGTTGCCGAGATAGTCGCCGAACGCAGCCGACGACAGGCTCGGTGGCACATAGTAATAATTGAGTGTGCTTCCGCCGATTTCTGGCTGGAAAAAATCGGCGCCCGCCTGGCTGAACGTTCCGTCGCCGTTATTGCTGTACATTGTCGAGAAATCTGAATCGATCGAGACGAGCAGGTCGAGGTTGCCGTTGCCGTACACGTCGG is from Pirellulales bacterium and encodes:
- a CDS encoding FG-GAP-like repeat-containing protein, producing MDVRRGLRIEPLEERRLLAVDMVTSNLDDGGAGTLRSVIAAAASGDTIQFDSGITQIDLTQGQIEINKDLTIQGLGASSLTIDQTTSGGARVFQIEATDANNNPVDISVSDLTVTGGDAQGGYPADLGGGIDNYGSLAVTTTTISGNSAAAGGGIFNESGATLTLTDSTVSNNSATEHGGGIDNDSGAAAAVTASTIVGNSATGDAGGIFDNTGGSLSVIDSTFTGNSGSLGGAIYNAGTTTVTYSTLSGNPATQGGGIDNLSGATANVANTILAGNAATGSDPDVAGAYAATDADLIGVVGDASGFTTSGPVPTIVLGTDSSSAIGLGPLADNGGPTQTMALLAGSPAIGAGDVSPPAPFSLPKTDQRGNPRLDGVTDIGAYQGTDPQKNAMYAMTLHTSAQTGLPAVTDGAMAFGDVNNDGKLDVIVTGKDANGTPITELWINQGNDIFQQAPIATTGTTQQRPSLPASVVGLYDGSVAFGDYDNDGYLDLVITGFDASGAPHTYLLHNEGASNPGAFDDVTQIAMPDVPGVGYSSVTWGMINSDGRRDILLSGQTADLGQTDGAPVTQLWLNDGRGGFYNDTQAAFPAGIAQVDHGSASWADLDDNGYFGFVLTGNEADGTPVTQVWRNNADGTFHLDTTAAATLPQLGYSSAAFTYYAFSDSQPTLLISGQNAAGQWETRLFKGELSAGSYGAVDSWQDITDTAAPGLSDLEIADPTVAWGDFDATRFDSFVIGGEDATNNNAPITQLWFNNPFTGTFSNATAVAFGRASADVSSAAFAVGDAEGDRGLNARADLLLTGEGPGGPTVQLWANNGVGIESSYDNGFIIPYQALPIYSLDTTEAGVLAALRLPLYYDPATGYSDNATAHVASLTFNFLVSGGITWLPEELSDGTPTVPDNNLVLRPQQDLSYGGSYSYGAPDEFSIEEWIHLAGGQFLTASLTPVNGVSAAGLVQVQYHWDLPFLQRTSTGIGGGALAGPTLQWLDVNGDGKLDLFVGNDGTAVWQNNGDGTFTNVTAQLFPGGLPGGQGVGGGLSSSAFAWGDYNNDGLPDLLISGADASGNPVTELWRNNGPRKPFTNVTAQLFPDNGQALAQLVSGSAAWGDFNNDGRLDLLITGVGYAGAMAGSDSSAQDGATEITQLWEQNANGTFTDVTASAFLPPTANNPWSGGFNADLLPSGFFAPNGNLAQYEAAVGALLPGTSATRTVEYDEAQHLLASDFAGAVGVPGLMSGSVSFVDYNNDGLLDLLISGSGEVWDNNPYSGTDLDGQSFVPENFTELWQNNGDGTFTNVTSKALPGASGEGAFSVAWGDYDNDGHVDLYLNTRSSGQLWHNNGNGTFTISQQLAGGDSGSWADVYGNGNLDLLVSIDSDFSTMYSNNGDGTFSQAGADFFQPEIGGSTLNYYYVPPSLSSAAFGDYLGNGRLGVALANVQSDVGVFGVPNIVPADVPPTVPTSLQSQVNGTSVTFSWQPPAQSGTTPAKALVYKLRVGTTPGDDDVVSPVYVNADSTVLRTLSYTLQGLTPGLTYYWSVEAIDNSYHTSPFAAEQSFTVNQQAVAITAQPSDETVSGGGQATFTASAYGAPDPSVQWKYSTDGGTTFTAISDNSEFSGATSTTPAVIASGGASLGVMSATLTIDDVPFSLNGDLFEAVFSNGSSQATTSAATLTLTTMTPTVTITGAGGIYDGAAHGVNGMTVSGAGGVTLTDAVGDRSLTYTYYSGSFTTAAQLGDQTPLAGAPSAAGTYTAVAHWTAANWNGSDAQDYTNADSTPAVFAIRAASLIVTTTADSDPFFLQNTLREAIAYAGTLSGTPAINVPFQGGWFDLNSPLVVNHSMTIGGETDPNGAETLDAQGQGSVFDITSGTVTIKNLILTGGSAANGGAIDNEGGTLTLDNDVLVGNMATKGGGVYTAAGATTTLVNVTLADNSATAGGGLFNDGTASLTNVTVTGNTAAQTGGGLDSDAGTLSLTNTIVALNTAASNPSDIAGDVTGTYNLIGFGGAGGLQNGVAGNQVDVANPLLGPLGYYGGNIESVPLLPGSPAIDGGTSGTGIPSTDMRGKPRVGTPDIGAFESQGFTLTYVSGDQQTVGLNQPLAPLVAVVTAKADTLFYSEPVAGGVVTFTVNANGNGAGADLSASSVVLDSTGQISMPGASNGVAGSYTVTASASGVSTPLTYNLTNTSAPLLYVSQTSLNLGTSTYGTPGTASTYTVNGIQLTDNVVVTAPAGVELSTDGVNWSGSLTLVPTSGTLPATVIDVRVTALVNAGSVQGTITDTSSGAAEQDVSVSGTVAPAALSVSIINDPTKTYDGTTAATLTSADYQISGLAGNDSFTVTAASGSYNSADVPVANTITVNLVSGDFTAASGTLASNYSLPTTATGPGQITPAAPTLTVAAVNITYGTTLDNSQLNGTASFVIGGQPTNVPGAFAYTIAAGTVLGAGNGQTESVTFAPTGTADYTTATGSVTVNVNQATPTINWATPAAITYGTALSGTQLDATANVPGSFSYSPAAGTVLGAGQQALSVTFTPTDTTDYTTATGSVMLAVNQATPTINWPTPAAITYGTALSGTQLDATASVAGSFTYSPAAGTVLSAGQQPLDVTFTPTDSTDYTTATGSVMLAVNQATPTINWPTPAAITYGTALSGTQLGATASVAGSFTYSPTVGTVLGTGQQPLSVTFTPTDTSDYTTASGSVMLVVNQATPTINWATPAAITYGTALSGAQLDATASVPGTLTYSPTSGTVLGAGQQPLSVTFTPTDTTDYTTATGSVMLAVNQATPTLNWPTPAAITYGTALTGTQLDATANVAGSFSYSPATGTVLGAGQQPLDVTFTPTDSTDYTTATGSVMLAVNQATPTLNWPTPAAITYGTALSGTQLDATASVVGSFTYSPAVGTVLSAGQQPLSVTFTPTDTSDYTTATGSVMLAVNQATPTINWPTPAAITYGTALSGTQFDATASVAGSFTYSPTAGTVLCAGQQPLTVTFTPTDTSDYATATGSVMLAVNQATPTINWPTPAAITYGTALSGTQLDATASVVGSFTYSPAV